A region of Panicum virgatum strain AP13 chromosome 8N, P.virgatum_v5, whole genome shotgun sequence DNA encodes the following proteins:
- the LOC120685238 gene encoding scarecrow-like protein 33, whose translation TLSSAFSKGEDAVGAFLKSIDEASRFLPRDNGIRKDQPVNQECGNHRVIKKRYNSDQQLEREVCRASEAMMMMEELGEMFDKMMLRGYETCIKDMEKLRSAKADEAMNNKKGGSKMRTDVVDLCALLIRCAQAVAAGSVMTAQELLKQIKQNASSTGDDTQRLAQCFSKGLEARLAGTGSQLWQSLTAEGPLVIEYLKAYKLYMAACCFNRVALFFNIMTIEHAMAGKSKLHIVDYGPHHGFQWAGLLRWMANREGGPPEVKITAISRLQPRSCPSEGIEDTGHRLSKCAREFGVPFKFHSITARWETICNDNLKTDPDEVFIVIDLFNFSILMDESIYFDNPSPRDTVLNNIRKMRPDVFIQGVVNSSYGTSFLARFREALFHYSALFDMFDATIPRECKLRSVLEQGMLGHTVLNVIACEGVDLVNRPERYRQWQVRNQRAGLRQLPLKPNIVKVLKEKVMKDHHKDFFVGEDGQWLLQGWKGRILYAHSTWVAEDAISE comes from the coding sequence ACTCTCAGCTCAGCCTTCTCCAAGGGTGAGGATGCAGTGGGCGCATTCTTGAAGAGCATTGATGAGGCAAGCAGGTTTTTGCCGAGAGACAATGGCATTAGAAAGGACCAGCCGGTGAACCAAGAATGTGGCAATCATAGGGTAATCAAGAAGAGGTATAACAGCGACCAGCAGCTTGAGAGGGAGGTATGCAGGGCCAGCGAAGCTATGATGATGATGGAAGAGCTTGGAGAGATGTTCGATAAAATGATGCTGCGCGGGTATGAAACATGCATCAAGGACATGGAGAAGCTGCGCAGCGCCAAGGCTGATGAGGCAATGAACAATAAGAAGGGTGGTAGCAAGATGAGGACTGATGTGGTGGATCTATGTGCATTGTTGATACGTTGTGCGCAGGCGGTGGCTGCAGGCAGTGTCATGACCGCACAGGAGCTACTGAAGCAGATAAAGCAGAATGCGTCATCAACAGGGGATGACACACAACGACTAGCTCAATGTTTCTCCAAGGGGCTGGAGGCACGTCTAGCAGGCACAGGGAGCCAACTTTGGCAATCGCTGACGGCAGAGGGGCCCTTGGTCATAGAGTACCTAAAGGCCTACAAGCTTTACATGGCAGCCTGCTGCTTCAACAGGGTGGCCCTCTTTTTCAACATTATGACCATTGAGCATGCCATGGCAGGGAAGAGCAAGCTCCACATTGTAGACTACGGTCCCCACCATGGGTTCCAGTGGGCAGGCTTGCTCCGCTGGATGGCAAATAGGGAAGGTGGCCCACCAGAGGTGAAGATAACTGCTATAAGCCGCCTCCAGCCGAGGTCCTGTCCATCAGAGGGGATTGAGGATACAGGGCACCGGCTTAGCAAGTGTGCACGTGAGTTTGGTGTGCCATTCAAGTTCCATTCCATCACCGCAAGGTGGGAGACAATTTGCAACGACAACTTGAAAACGGATCCTGACGAGGTTTTTATCGTGATTGACCTCTTTAATTTCAGTATCTTGATGGATGAGAGTATCTACTTTGATAACCCGAGCCCCCGGGATACTGTCCTCAATAACATCAGGAAGATGCGACCTGATGTCTTCATCCAGGGTGTTGTCAATAGCTCATATGGCACCTCCTTCCTAGCACGTTTTCGGGAGGCTCTGTTCCATTATAGTGCGCTTTTTGACATGTTCGATGCAACTATCCCAAGGGAGTGTAAACTGCGGTCAGTGCTCGAACAGGGCATGTTAGGGCACACTGTGCTGAATGTCATTGCCTGTGAGGGTGTGGACCTGGTGAACCGTCCTGAGAGGTATAGACAATGGCAGGTGAGGAACCAGCGGGCAGGCCTGAGGCAGCTGCCACTGAAACCAAACATAGTTAAGGTACTGAAAGAGAAGGTGATGAAGGACCATCATAAGGACTTTTTTGTTGGCGAGGATGGCCAGTGGTTGCTGCAAGGGTGGAAGGGGCGTATCCTTTATGCCCATTCTACATGGGTTGCTGAAGACGCCATTTCTGAATGA
- the LOC120685239 gene encoding uncharacterized protein LOC120685239: MDLVEPPPQSPSIFLDLPPTPHDGSGGGVPTSEQQQEEDVAGLKHIARMLMEEEVLDGRFSWHEDHPALLHAQQSLAQIISSSSSSDAMETAGAEHRVRISSTDLLNMAFLRGREEASKLLPRDDRLVISPEPHIPCATNGLRL, translated from the coding sequence ATGGACCtcgtcgagccgccgccacaGTCCCCCTCCATCTTCCTCGACCTTCCCCCAACACCCCACgatggcagcggtggcggcgttccCACCTCAGAACAGCAGCAGGAAGAGGATGTGGCTGGCCTCAAGCACATCGCGCGTATGCTCATGGAGGAGGAGGTATTGGACGGCAGGTTCTCATGGCACGAAGACCACCCCGCCCTCCTCCACGCCCAGCAGTCCTTGGCCCAGATCAtctcctcctcgtcttcctccgacGCCATGGagaccgccggagcagagcaccGTGTACGTATCAGCAGCACGGACCTGCTGAACATGGCGTTCCTCAGGGGCAGGGAGGAAGCCAGCAAGTTGTTGCCCAGAGACGACAGGCTCGTGATCAGCCCGGAGCCTCACATTCCGTGTGCCACCAATGGACTACGACTATAG
- the LOC120685240 gene encoding zinc finger BED domain-containing protein RICESLEEPER 2-like, whose translation MGESEAFEEFIKTAHNPKYARVSRQTTTRDIQKYFTDCKAKLVETFGTSVNCVCLTSDIWYGNAKEDYLSVVAHYINSDWQLEKRVLGLVLIDVSHNGQNIADRVAYVLTDYGLTDKVFAVTLDNASSNASAMLKLKPILSHYLGFDVTDEPEYASFTLSGVYYPTSPLMIHYLVKIALHLKNYANDIHIRSVVQPMIDKYNKYWRGIPLLYSFAFILDPRAKMKGFTRVLRRLGGLTSTDYSTYLVGTRARLTDVYNKYEEKYGAVRLRRTDPPVLSGKSRSAWDEIYDDDGAAGLVSGSLPGTLNMSRDTSATSLLHAVRSSVSASNASELVSYLDCDTVNHLTDDFNILNWWHQHKLTYPVLSIMAKDILTVPVSTISSESTFSMTGRIIEERRRNLKPEMVEMLTCIKDWEAAEARLQQNVEDKELEQAFEELYLD comes from the exons ATGGGTGAATCTGAGGCTTTTGAAGAGTTTATTAAAACTGCTCACAATCCTAAATATGCTAGAGTGTCTAGGCAAACCACCACTAGAGACATACAGAAGTACTTCACTGATTGCAAGGCTAAACTTGTTGAGACTTTTGGTACTTCTGTTAATTGTGTGTGTCTAACTTCTGACATTTGGTATGGTAATGCCAAAGAGGATTACCTCAGTGTTGTTGCTCACTACATAAACTCTGACTGGCAATTAGAGAAGAGGGTTCTTGGTCTAGTTCTTATTGATGTGTCCCACAATGGACAAAATATTGCTGACCGTGTAGCATATGTTCTTACTGATTATGGTTTGACTGATAAAGTGTTTGCTGTTACTTTAGACAATGCATCATCTAATGCTTCAGCCATGCTAAAATTGAAACCTATCCTGTCTCACTACCTTGGTTTTGATGTTACTGAtgaaccagagtatgcatcat TTACATTGTCTGGTGTGTACTATCCTACATCTCCACTTATGATTCATTATCTTGTTAAGATTGCTTTGCATCTAAAAAATTATGCTAATGATATACACATCAGATCTGTGGTGCAACCTATGATAGACAAATATAATAAGTACTGGAGGGGCATACCTTTACTGTACTCTTTTGCATTCATCTTGGACCCCAGAGCTAAAATGAAAGGTTTTACTAGGGTGCTTAGAAGGTTAGGTGGTCTCACCAGTACTGATTATTCTACTTATTTGGTTGGCACTAGAGCTAGACTTACTGATGTGTACAATAAGTATGAAGAGAAATATGGTGCTGTTAGGTTGAGGAGGACTGACCCTCCTGTCCTGTCTGGTAAGTCAAGATCTGCTTGGGACGAAatatatgatgatgatggtgctgCTGGTTTGGTTTCTGGTAGCTTGCCTGGTACTCTTAACATGTCTAGAGATACATCTGCTACCTCTCTGCTGCATGCGGTAAGGTCATCAGTTTCAGCTTCCAATGCTTCTGAACTTGTGTCCTACTTGGACTGTGACACTGTCAACCACCTAACTGATGACTTCaacatcttgaactggtggcaTCAGCACAAACTTACATACCCAGTACTCTCAATCATGGCTAAAGATATCTTAACTGTTCCTGTTTCTACCATATCTTCAGAATCCACTTTTAGTATGACTGGCAGGATCATCGAGGAGCGAAGAAGGAATCTGAAGCCTGAAATGGTGGAGATGCTGACCTGCATCAAGGACTGGGAGGCTGCAGAAGCAAGGCTGCAACAGAATGTGGAAGACAAGGAGCTTGAACAAGCTTTTGAAGAACTTTATCTTGATTAG
- the LOC120684335 gene encoding scarecrow-like protein 9, producing MAMAAPADEMIARMMASDCELSEEEMEDLRAAMADEAATRDVWRRRRRRRKQQQAVDMRALLVHCAQAVDDRRGARELLRQVRQHASPTGDATQRLAHCLAEALEARLAGTGSGSPLLMATPTTNRAEFLKAYRIFVATCCFEKVAFMFANLTICRAAAGRARLHVVDYGLHLGFQWPGLLRWLAARDGGPPEVTITFIDLPQPGFRPAGRIEETGRSLSNYARDIGVPFKFRAIAAARWDAIGAEELGLGVAVDDPGAVVVVNSLFKLETLADDSVVVDCPSPRDRVLGGIRGMRPAVFTHGVVHGFHGSSFPTRFREALFYYSAVFDVLDATMPRGSELRRVLERDVLGPCALNVIACEGRDRTDRFDSYKQWQLRSRRAGLRLLPLDREVVGEVRDDVRKHRYHRDFVISEDHGWLLQGWKGRVLYAHANWVADDDDHTLTSRP from the coding sequence ATGGCGATGGCCGCGCCGGCAGACGAAATGATCGCCAGGATGATGGCCAGCGACTGCGAGCTATCCGAGGAAGAGATGGAGGACCTGCGCGCCGCCATGGCGGATGAGGCGGCTACCAGAGatgtgtggcggcggcggcggcggcggaggaagcagcagcaggcggtggACATGCGCGCGCTGCTGGTCCACTGCGCGCAGGCGGTGGAcgaccgccgcggcgcgcgcgagctGCTCCGGCAGGTGAGGCAGCACGCGTCGCCCACGGGGGACGCCACGCAGCGCCTGGCGCACTGCCTCGCCGAGGCGCTGGAGGCGCGTCTCGCCGGCACGGGGTCGGGGAGCCCGTTGCTCATGGCGACGCCGACGACCAACCGCGCCGAGTTCCTCAAGGCCTACCGCATCTTCGTGGCCACCTGCTGCTTCGAGAAGGTGGCCTTCATGTTCGCCAACCTGACcatctgccgcgccgccgcagggagGGCCCGGCTGCACGTCGTGGACTACGGCCTCCACCTGGGGTTCCAGTGGCCGGGCCTGCTGCGGTGGCTGGCGGCCAGGGACGGCGGCCCGCCGGAGGTGACCATCACCTTCATCGACCTGCCCCAGCCGGGGTTCCGGCCAGCCGGACGCATCGAGGAGACCGGCCGCAGCCTGAGCAACTACGCCCGCGACATCGGCGTGCCGTTCAAGTTCCGTGCgatcgcggcggcgaggtgggacGCCATCGGCGCCGAGGAGCTGGGCCtgggcgtcgccgtcgacgaccccGGCGCGGTCGTCGTCGTGAACAGCCTCTTCAAGCTCGAGACGCTGGCCGACGACAGCGTGGTGGTGGACTGCCCGAGCCCTAGAGACCGGGTCCTCGGCGGCATCCGCGGGATGCGGCCGGCCGTGTTCACCCACGGCGTCGTGCACGGCTTCCACGGCAGCTCCTTCCCGACGCGGTTCCGGGAGGCGCTCTTCTACTACTCGGCCGTGTTCGACGTGCTGGACGCGACGATGCCGCGGGGCAGCGAGCTCCGGCGGGTGCTGGAGCGGGACGTGCTGGGGCCGTGCGCGCTCAACGTCATCGCCTGCGAGGGCCGCGACCGGACCGACCGCTTCGACTCCTACAAGCAATGGCAGCTCAGGAGCCGACGCGccggcctccggctgctgccCTTGGACAGGGAGGTCGTCGGCGAGGTTAGGGACGACGTCAGAAAGCACCGGTACCACAGGGACTTCGTGATCAGCGAGGACCACGGCTGGCTGCTGCAGGGGTGGAAGGGACGCGTCCTCTACGCTCACGCAAACTGGGTTGCAGATGACGACGACCACACCCTCACATCTCGTCCCTGA